The following are from one region of the Salvia splendens isolate huo1 chromosome 2, SspV2, whole genome shotgun sequence genome:
- the LOC121784251 gene encoding protein yippee-like At3g08990 isoform X4: MERTKFLVHYEKNQNTSFYLCRHCQTHLALHQELLHKYAANKHALFQDLVNVGLGANYQIVSGQTGAPVSCINCGSNLGSKFVSLSIETSAIKAGRFMIDMTKLFFWKGNQMLCADTEQPVQAV; encoded by the exons ATGGAGAGGACTAAGTTTCTAGTCCATTACGAGAAGAATCAGAATACGAGCTTCTACCTCTGCCGGCACTGCCAAACTCACCTAGCCCTACATCAAGAATTGCTTCACAAG TATGCAGCTAATAAGCATGCACTCTTCCAAGATCT GGTTAATGTGGGGTTGGGTGCAAACTACCAGATAGTAAGTGGTCAAACCGGAGCGCCAGTTTCTTGCATCAACTGTGGCTCAAATTTGGGATCCAAATTT GTTTCTTTAAGTATTGAGACATCTGCTATCAAGGCTGGAAGATTCATGATAGATAT GACAAAGCTCTTCTTTTGGAAAGGAAATCAGATGCTCTGTGCAGATACAGAGCAACCAGTTCAGGCTGTGTGA
- the LOC121784246 gene encoding protein ARABIDILLO 1-like, with translation MMSRRVRGRVVRRGKEKLDCPDIDGNLSLDEGMLDWTSLPDDTAIQLFSCLSHRDRASLSSTCRAWRAIGKSPCLWQTLDLRHHNCDTAVASSLASRCESLHKVRFRGPEAAVDIIQLKAKNLREISGDCCRKMTDVVFSVLVARHTALESLIIGPDFCEGISSDAIYVLAVCCPKLRKLRLSGFHQVDARAINALGQHCPDLADVGFIDCRRVDETALGNVTSVSFLSVAGTTNIKWNLVSQQWTKLPHLIALDVSRTNIAPVTVTSLFASSCSLKALCALNCPSLEQDASFATNKYHEGKVLFAIFTDILRGAASLFVDMPKNDQKVFLDWRNTKDRKTNEILNWLEWIISNSLLRVSEINPGGLDNFWLNQGACLLINFLQSPQEEVQERAAMALATFVVIDEENASIHTGRAEAVIRYGGIRLLLNLASSWKEGLQAEAAKAIANLSVNANVAKAVADEGGINILVNLARSANRFVAEEAVGGLWNLSVGEDHKGSFAEAGRVKALLDLIIKWSRSSGGEGVTERAAGALANLAADENCSMAIASVGGLHALVTLARTSKVDGVLEQAARALANLAAHGESNNSSIAVGSEAGALEALVQLTRSAHNGVRQEAAGALWNLSFDDKNREGIAAAGGVEALVALASFSANASQSLQERVAGALWGLSVSETNSIAIGQEGGVAPLLLLAQSAAEDVHETAVGAIWNLAFNPGNALRIVDEGGVSVLVRICTTSASKMARFMSSLALAYMFDGRMHKIALEGTSAGGTSKIVKLANLRKLALKCIDEFVMSFSNPQAFAAAAASSAPTALVQVTEAVSIEEAGQLRCSGAEIGRFVSMLRNQSPTLKGCAAFALLQFTIIGGRHSPLHAKLLQDTASQRLLRAAAAAASAPPEAKIFARIVLRNIEQQQVGSSSI, from the exons ATGATGAGTAGGAGAGTGCGGGGGAGGGTTGTAAGGAGGGGGAAAGAGAAACTGGATTGCCCTGACATCGATGGGAATTTGAGTTTGGATGAAGGGATGCTTGATTGGACAAGCCTACCTGATGATACAGCGATCCAGCTTTTCTCATGTCTGAGCCACAGGGACCGAGCTAGCTTGTCATCTACCTGTCGGGCGTGGAGGGCCATAGGTAAATCTCCATGTTTGTGGCAGACACTGGATCTCCGGCATCACAACTGTGATACTGCAGTTGCTTCATCGCTTGCCAGTCGATGTGAAAGTCTTCATAAGGTCCGGTTCCGTGGTCCTGAAGCTGCTGTTGATATCATCCAGCTTAAAGCTAAGAATTTGCGTGAGATTAGTGGTGACTGTTGCAGAAAAATGACCGATGTTGTATTTTCTGTGCTTGTAGCTCGCCATACAGCACTAGAAAGCCTTATTATTGGGCCAGATTTCTGTGAAGGAATCAGCAGCGATGCTATTTATGTACTTGCAGTTTGCTGTCCAAAATTGCGGAAGCTTCGGCTCTCAGGCTTCCATCAAGTGGATGCGAGAGCAATCAATGCTCTGGGACAGCATTGCCCAGATTTGGCAGATGTGGGATTCATTGACTGCCGAAGAGTTGATGAAACGGCCCTCGGAAATGTCACATCTGTTAGCTTCCTCTCAGTCGCAGGGACAACAAATATAAAATGGAATTTGGTCTCACAACAGTGGACTAAGCTTCCACACCTAATAGCTTTAGATGTTTCTAGAACAAATATTGCACCAGTTACTGTTACTAGTCTTTTTGCATCCTCGTGTAGTTTAAAGGCCTTGTGCGCCTTGAACTGCCCATCACTTGAGCAGGATGCCAGCTTTGCCACCAATAAATATCACGAAGGCAAAGTGCTATTTGCTATCTTCACCGACATTCTCCGAGGGGCAGCTAGCCTTTTTGTTGATATGCCAAAGAATGATCAGAAAGTTTTCCTTGATTGGAGAAATACCAAGGATAGAAAAACCAATGAGATTTTGAATTGGTTAGAATGGATAATTTCCAATTCACTTCTACGTGTTTCTGAAATTAACCCAGGCGGCTTGGATAACTTCTGGTTAAATCAAGGCGCATGTTTGTTGATTAATTTCCTTCAGAGTCCACAAGAGGAAGTTCAAGAAAGAGCAGCTATGGCACTTGCCACTTTCGTTGTAATTGACGAAGAAAATGCTAGTATCCACACTGGAAGAGCTGAAGCAGTTATACGATATGGTGGGATACGTCTTCTCCTGAACCTTGCCAGTTCATGGAAGGAAGGACTTCAAGCAGAGGCTGCTAAG GCCATCGCAAACTTATCAGTGAATGCTAATGTAGCGAAAGCCGTGGCTGATGAAGGAGGCATCAACATTCTCGTAAACCTTGCTAGGTCGGCGAACAGATTTGTTGCTGAAGAGGCTGTTGGAGGACTATGGAACCTTTCTGTCGGCGAAGATCACAAG GGTTCATTTGCTGAAGCTGGCCGTGTAAAAGCTTTACTCGACCTTATCATTAAATGGTCAAGGTCTAGTGGTGGTGAAGGAGTTACG GAGCGTGCTGCTGGTGCATTAGCAAATTTGGCTGCAGACGAAAATTGCAGCATGGCAATAGCTTCAGTTGGCGGTCTGCATGCCTTAGTTACACTAGCTCGCACAAGCAAAGTTGATGGTGTGCTAGAGCAG GCTGCTCGGGCACTAGCAAACTTGGCTGCTCATGGAGAGAGCAATAATAGCAGTATTGCAGTAGGAAGTGAGGCTGGAGCTCTTGAAGCCCTTGTGCAACTTACTCGTTCTGCTCATAATGGTGttag GCAAGAAGCTGCTGGTGCGTTGTGGAATTTATCCTTTGATGATAAAAACCGAGAAGGAATTGCAGCAGCCGGTGGAGTGGAGGCATTG GTGGCTCTAGCAAGTTTCAGTGCAAATGCCTCCCAAAGCCTTCAGGAGAGAGTTGCTGGTGCCCTTTGGGGACTGTCTGTGTCAGAAACAAATAG CATTGCTATTGGGCAAGAAGGAGGTGTGGCGCCACTACTTTTATTGGCACAGTCTGCTGCTGAG GATGTACACGAAACTGCTGTAGGAGCTATATGGAATCTTGCTTTCAACCCTGGAAATGCACTCCGCATTGTAGATGAAGGCGGAGTTTCTGTCCTAGTTCGTATTTGTACTACTTCTGCATCAAAAATGGCACGCTTCATGTCGTCATTGGCACTCGCGTACATGTTTGATGGGAG AATGCACAAAATTGCACTGGAAGGAACATCAGCTGGGGGCACTTCCAAGATTGTAAAGCTGGCTAATCTCAGAAAATTGGCTTTGAAATGCATCGACGAATTTGTCATGTCTTTTTCTAATCCTCAAGCATTTGCTGCCGCTGCTGCTTCATCAGCCCCTACAGCACTTGTGCAAGTAACGGAAGCTGTTAGCATTGAAGAAGCCGGTCAACTCAGATGCAg TGGAGCTGAGATCGGAAGGTTTGTTTCTATGCTAAGAAATCAGTCTCCTACACTAAAAGGATGTGCTGCATTTGCTCTTCTCCAG TTTACAATCATCGGAGGCCGGCATTCTCCCCTTCATGCGAAACTCCTCCAGGACACTGCATCTCAACGGCTGCTGcgtgcagcagcagcagcagcaagcGCTCCACCTGAAGCCAAAATCTTTGCTCGCATTGTCCTTAGAAACATCGAGCAGCAACAGGTTGGGTCTTCTTCAATCTGA
- the LOC121784251 gene encoding uncharacterized protein LOC121784251 isoform X3 — MERTKFLVHYEKNQNTSFYLCRHCQTHLALHQELLHKYAANKHALFQDLVNVGLGANYQIVSGQTGAPVSCINCGSNLGSKFVRKSSYNLKIYSLYICSLALIFFLQVSLSIETSAIKAGRFMIDMTKLFFWKGNQMLCADTEQPVQAV; from the exons ATGGAGAGGACTAAGTTTCTAGTCCATTACGAGAAGAATCAGAATACGAGCTTCTACCTCTGCCGGCACTGCCAAACTCACCTAGCCCTACATCAAGAATTGCTTCACAAG TATGCAGCTAATAAGCATGCACTCTTCCAAGATCT GGTTAATGTGGGGTTGGGTGCAAACTACCAGATAGTAAGTGGTCAAACCGGAGCGCCAGTTTCTTGCATCAACTGTGGCTCAAATTTGGGATCCAAATTTGTGAGGAAAAGTTCTTACAACCTTAAAATCTACTCCCTATACATATGTTCTTTGGCACTTATCTTCTTTTTGCAGGTTTCTTTAAGTATTGAGACATCTGCTATCAAGGCTGGAAGATTCATGATAGATAT GACAAAGCTCTTCTTTTGGAAAGGAAATCAGATGCTCTGTGCAGATACAGAGCAACCAGTTCAGGCTGTGTGA
- the LOC121784251 gene encoding uncharacterized protein LOC121784251 isoform X1, with amino-acid sequence MERTKFLVHYEKNQNTSFYLCRHCQTHLALHQELLHKYAANKHALFQDLVNVGLGANYQIVSGQTGAPVSCINCGSNLGSKFVRKSSYNLKIYSLYICSLALIFFLQVSLSIETSAIKAGRFMIDMQVHCLLPSPLMNLRGRLSCLRSLVCVWQDKALLLERKSDALCRYRATSSGCVNLSHF; translated from the exons ATGGAGAGGACTAAGTTTCTAGTCCATTACGAGAAGAATCAGAATACGAGCTTCTACCTCTGCCGGCACTGCCAAACTCACCTAGCCCTACATCAAGAATTGCTTCACAAG TATGCAGCTAATAAGCATGCACTCTTCCAAGATCT GGTTAATGTGGGGTTGGGTGCAAACTACCAGATAGTAAGTGGTCAAACCGGAGCGCCAGTTTCTTGCATCAACTGTGGCTCAAATTTGGGATCCAAATTTGTGAGGAAAAGTTCTTACAACCTTAAAATCTACTCCCTATACATATGTTCTTTGGCACTTATCTTCTTTTTGCAGGTTTCTTTAAGTATTGAGACATCTGCTATCAAGGCTGGAAGATTCATGATAGATATGCAAGTCCATTGCCTCTTACCCTCGCCTCTCATGAATCTAAGAGGTCGATTATCGTGTTTACGAAGTTTGGTTTGTGTTTGGCAGGACAAAGCTCTTCTTTTGGAAAGGAAATCAGATGCTCTGTGCAGATACAGAGCAACCAGTTCAGGCTGTGTGAATCTAAGCCATTTTTAA
- the LOC121784251 gene encoding protein yippee-like At3g55890 isoform X2, with product MERTKFLVHYEKNQNTSFYLCRHCQTHLALHQELLHKYAANKHALFQDLVNVGLGANYQIVSGQTGAPVSCINCGSNLGSKFVSLSIETSAIKAGRFMIDMQVHCLLPSPLMNLRGRLSCLRSLVCVWQDKALLLERKSDALCRYRATSSGCVNLSHF from the exons ATGGAGAGGACTAAGTTTCTAGTCCATTACGAGAAGAATCAGAATACGAGCTTCTACCTCTGCCGGCACTGCCAAACTCACCTAGCCCTACATCAAGAATTGCTTCACAAG TATGCAGCTAATAAGCATGCACTCTTCCAAGATCT GGTTAATGTGGGGTTGGGTGCAAACTACCAGATAGTAAGTGGTCAAACCGGAGCGCCAGTTTCTTGCATCAACTGTGGCTCAAATTTGGGATCCAAATTT GTTTCTTTAAGTATTGAGACATCTGCTATCAAGGCTGGAAGATTCATGATAGATATGCAAGTCCATTGCCTCTTACCCTCGCCTCTCATGAATCTAAGAGGTCGATTATCGTGTTTACGAAGTTTGGTTTGTGTTTGGCAGGACAAAGCTCTTCTTTTGGAAAGGAAATCAGATGCTCTGTGCAGATACAGAGCAACCAGTTCAGGCTGTGTGAATCTAAGCCATTTTTAA